One genomic region from Streptomyces sp. NBC_00457 encodes:
- a CDS encoding hydantoinase B/oxoprolinase family protein encodes MTTGWQFWVDRGGTFTDIVARRPDGRLLTHKLLSDNPARYADAAVAGVRELLGGSHAPVEAVRMGTTVATNALLERKGERTLLVITRGFRDALRIAYQNRPRIFARRIELPELLYERVVEVDERIAADGTVLRAPDLYALAGPLQEAYDDGVRAMAVVCMHSHLHPAHEQAVGELAARIGFPQISLSSEVSPLMKLVPRGDTAVVDAYLSPVLRRYVQHVADELEGVRLMFMQSNGGLAEAGQFRGKDAILSGPAGGIVGMARMSQLAGFDRVIGFDMGGTSTDVSHFAGEYERVFTTQIAGVRLRAPMLDIHTVAAGGGSVLHFDGSRYRVGPDSAGAEPGPACYRGGGPLAVTDANVMLGRIQPAHFPKVFGPDGDQPLDDALVRDRFAALAREIREQTGDDRTAEQVAEGYLQIAVANIANAVKRISVQKGHDVTRYALTTFGGAGGQHACMVADSLGIRTVLVPPMAGVLSALGIGLADTTAMREQSVEAPLEPASMPAVLKTADDLEGAARAELLAEDIPEDRIRITRRAQLRYDGTDTTLTVELTEPDTMRHAFEERHRATYSFTLDRPVVVEALSVEATGITEPPDLSALAPFAAAPDGRSAAPDTVRLHTGGAWRDVPLHRRENLPPGETVTGPAIITEASATTVVDDGWRAATTDDGHLVMERAVITQSSDLDTKADPVRLEVFNNLFMSIAEQMGARLESTAQSVNIKERLDFSCALFDPDGNLVANAPHIPVHLGSMGTSVKEVIQRRGSGMRPGDTYAVNDPYHGGTHLPDVTVITPVFDTENTENTEDTEDTEDTADTESNRILFYVASRGHHAEIGGIAPGSMPANSRTIEEEGILFDNWLLAERGRFREEETLRLLTEARYPSRNPKTNLADLRAQIAANQKGVGEVARMIENFGLAVVQAYMKHVQDNAEEAVRRVIDALDDGEYAYETDSGAVIRVSVRVDRENRSATVDFTGTSPQLDSNFNAPFAVVNAAVLYVFRTLVADDIPLNDGCLRPLDIVVPSGSMLAPEPPAAVVAGNVETSQAITGALYAALGVQAEGSGTMNNVTFGNERHQYYETVASGSGAGDGFPGAPVVQTHMTNSRLTDPEVLEWRLPVQLEEFAVRRGSGGDGRWRGGDGAVRRIRFHEPMTVSTLSQHRRVPPYGMAGGEPGALGANRVERADGTVSALGASDATDVVPGDVLVVETPGGGGYGPPSPDPHQAGEEIDDLRAF; translated from the coding sequence GTGACGACGGGCTGGCAGTTCTGGGTCGACCGAGGCGGCACCTTCACGGACATCGTCGCGCGACGCCCCGACGGCCGGCTCCTCACCCACAAGCTCCTGTCCGACAACCCCGCCCGCTATGCCGACGCGGCAGTCGCCGGCGTACGCGAACTGCTGGGCGGCTCCCATGCCCCCGTCGAGGCCGTCCGGATGGGGACCACCGTCGCCACCAACGCCCTCCTGGAACGCAAGGGCGAGCGCACGCTCCTGGTCATCACCCGTGGCTTCCGCGACGCCCTGCGGATCGCCTACCAGAACCGCCCCCGCATCTTCGCCCGCCGCATCGAACTCCCCGAGCTGCTCTATGAGCGGGTCGTCGAGGTCGACGAGCGCATCGCCGCCGACGGCACCGTCCTGCGCGCTCCCGACCTGTACGCCCTCGCCGGGCCCCTCCAGGAGGCGTACGACGACGGTGTCCGGGCCATGGCCGTGGTCTGCATGCACAGCCACCTCCACCCCGCCCACGAACAGGCCGTCGGCGAGCTGGCCGCCCGAATCGGTTTCCCCCAGATCTCGCTGTCCAGCGAGGTCAGTCCGCTGATGAAGCTTGTCCCGCGCGGGGATACCGCCGTCGTCGACGCCTACCTGTCGCCCGTGCTGCGGCGCTACGTCCAGCATGTCGCCGACGAACTCGAAGGCGTGCGGCTGATGTTCATGCAGTCCAACGGCGGGCTCGCGGAAGCCGGGCAGTTCCGCGGCAAGGACGCCATCCTGTCCGGGCCTGCCGGCGGGATCGTAGGCATGGCCCGCATGTCGCAACTGGCCGGCTTCGACCGGGTCATCGGCTTCGACATGGGTGGCACCTCCACGGACGTCTCGCACTTCGCGGGCGAGTACGAACGCGTCTTCACCACGCAGATCGCCGGAGTCCGGCTGCGCGCTCCCATGCTGGACATCCACACCGTCGCGGCCGGCGGCGGCTCGGTCCTTCACTTCGACGGCTCCCGCTACCGCGTAGGGCCGGACTCGGCGGGCGCGGAGCCGGGGCCCGCCTGCTACCGGGGCGGCGGCCCGCTTGCCGTCACCGACGCCAATGTCATGCTCGGCCGCATCCAACCCGCCCATTTCCCCAAGGTGTTCGGCCCCGACGGCGACCAGCCCCTCGACGACGCGCTCGTCCGCGACCGGTTCGCCGCCCTCGCCCGGGAGATCCGGGAGCAGACCGGCGACGACCGCACAGCGGAGCAGGTCGCCGAGGGCTACCTGCAGATCGCCGTCGCCAACATCGCCAACGCGGTCAAGCGGATCTCCGTCCAGAAGGGCCACGACGTCACCCGCTACGCCCTCACCACCTTCGGTGGTGCGGGAGGCCAGCACGCGTGCATGGTCGCCGACTCGCTCGGCATCCGCACCGTCCTCGTGCCGCCCATGGCCGGCGTGCTCTCCGCGCTCGGCATCGGCCTCGCCGACACCACCGCCATGCGCGAACAGTCCGTCGAGGCACCCCTGGAGCCCGCCTCCATGCCCGCCGTCCTCAAGACCGCCGACGACCTGGAGGGGGCCGCCCGCGCCGAACTCCTCGCCGAGGACATCCCCGAGGACCGCATCAGGATCACCCGCCGCGCCCAGCTCCGCTACGACGGCACCGACACCACCCTCACCGTCGAGCTCACCGAGCCCGACACCATGCGGCACGCCTTCGAAGAACGTCATCGCGCCACGTACTCCTTCACGCTCGACCGCCCGGTTGTCGTCGAAGCCCTCTCCGTAGAAGCCACCGGCATCACCGAACCCCCCGATCTCTCCGCTCTCGCCCCGTTCGCAGCCGCCCCTGACGGCCGCTCCGCCGCGCCGGACACCGTCCGCCTCCATACCGGCGGCGCCTGGCGCGACGTACCCCTCCATCGCCGCGAGAACCTGCCCCCCGGCGAAACCGTCACCGGCCCTGCGATCATCACCGAGGCCAGTGCGACGACCGTCGTCGACGACGGCTGGCGGGCCGCGACGACCGACGACGGGCATCTGGTCATGGAACGCGCGGTGATTACGCAGAGTTCCGATCTCGACACAAAAGCTGATCCCGTTCGGCTCGAGGTCTTCAACAACCTCTTCATGTCGATCGCCGAACAGATGGGCGCCCGGCTGGAGTCCACCGCGCAGTCCGTCAACATCAAGGAGCGCCTGGACTTCTCCTGCGCCCTCTTCGACCCGGACGGAAACCTGGTGGCCAACGCCCCCCACATCCCCGTCCACCTGGGCTCGATGGGCACCAGCGTCAAGGAGGTCATCCAGCGGCGCGGCTCCGGGATGCGCCCCGGCGACACCTACGCCGTCAACGACCCGTACCACGGCGGCACCCACCTCCCCGACGTCACCGTGATCACCCCGGTCTTCGACACCGAGAACACCGAGAACACCGAGGACACCGAGGACACCGAGGACACCGCGGACACGGAGAGCAACCGGATCCTCTTCTACGTCGCCTCACGCGGCCACCACGCCGAGATCGGCGGCATCGCGCCCGGCTCCATGCCCGCCAACAGCCGCACCATCGAAGAGGAAGGGATCCTCTTCGACAACTGGCTGCTCGCCGAGCGGGGCCGCTTCCGCGAGGAGGAGACCCTCCGCCTCCTCACCGAGGCGCGCTACCCCTCCCGCAACCCGAAGACCAACCTCGCCGACCTGCGCGCCCAGATCGCCGCCAACCAGAAGGGCGTCGGCGAAGTCGCCCGCATGATCGAGAACTTCGGCCTCGCCGTCGTCCAGGCGTACATGAAGCACGTCCAGGACAACGCGGAGGAGGCAGTACGACGGGTCATCGACGCGCTGGACGACGGTGAGTACGCCTACGAGACCGACTCGGGGGCCGTCATCCGGGTCAGCGTGCGGGTCGACCGTGAGAACCGGTCCGCAACCGTCGACTTCACCGGAACCTCCCCCCAGCTGGACTCGAACTTCAACGCGCCCTTCGCGGTCGTCAACGCGGCCGTCCTGTACGTCTTCCGCACTCTCGTCGCCGACGACATCCCCCTCAACGACGGCTGTCTGCGCCCCCTCGACATCGTGGTGCCGTCCGGCTCGATGCTCGCCCCGGAGCCGCCGGCCGCCGTGGTCGCCGGCAACGTGGAGACCTCGCAGGCCATCACCGGCGCGCTGTATGCCGCACTCGGCGTCCAGGCCGAAGGCTCCGGCACGATGAACAACGTGACCTTCGGCAACGAACGGCACCAGTACTACGAGACCGTCGCCTCCGGATCCGGCGCGGGCGACGGCTTCCCGGGGGCGCCCGTCGTGCAGACCCATATGACCAACTCGCGGCTCACCGACCCGGAAGTCCTGGAGTGGCGACTGCCCGTCCAGCTCGAGGAGTTCGCCGTCCGGCGTGGGAGCGGCGGCGACGGACGCTGGCGCGGCGGCGACGGAGCGGTGCGCCGCATCCGGTTCCACGAGCCGATGACCGTCTCCACGCTCTCCCAGCACCGCAGGGTCCCGCCGTACGGCATGGCGGGCGGCGAACCGGGCGCGCTGGGCGCCAACCGTGTCGAGCGCGCGGACGGTACGGTCAGCGCACTGGGCGCGAGCGATGCGACGGACGTCGTCCCGGGCGACGTACTCGTCGTCGAGACCCCAGGCGGCGGAGGCTACGGACCGCCGTCCCCCGACCCCCATCAAGCAGGAGAAGAGATCGATGATCTTCGGGCGTTCTGA
- a CDS encoding IclR family transcriptional regulator gives MRMSNPPGTPGDSESAPAAEPSGSSGKVQSLERAIALLQATADSAPGGDTASNLATRCGLNRATAWRLLSTLEQHGLVERDPAGSRYTIGFTVARMASAAGFDGLIRRAHGTLRRVSEQTGETANLAVVQQLGLTYIDEVTPPVVLSAKWLGRQVPLHATSTGKALLAWLPKEEAESLLTEPLTAFTDTTVTERGRLWEECARTRERGYSVCAGEMERNLYGVSAPVLGSRGRPFAVVSIWGPQDRVTEARFADLGALARAAAEEIAAAVRA, from the coding sequence ATGCGCATGTCCAACCCCCCAGGGACCCCGGGCGACAGCGAGTCCGCCCCGGCAGCCGAGCCGAGTGGATCGTCGGGCAAGGTCCAGTCCCTGGAGCGGGCGATCGCACTGCTCCAGGCGACCGCCGACAGCGCGCCGGGCGGCGACACAGCCTCGAACCTGGCGACGCGGTGCGGACTCAACCGCGCCACGGCATGGCGGCTGCTGTCCACGCTGGAACAGCACGGTTTGGTGGAGCGCGACCCCGCCGGCAGTCGCTACACCATCGGTTTCACGGTCGCCCGCATGGCATCGGCGGCAGGGTTCGACGGGCTGATCCGCCGGGCGCACGGCACCTTGCGCCGGGTCAGCGAACAGACCGGCGAGACGGCCAACCTCGCCGTGGTGCAGCAGCTCGGGCTGACATACATCGACGAAGTGACACCACCGGTGGTCCTCAGCGCCAAGTGGCTGGGGCGGCAGGTGCCGCTGCATGCCACGTCCACGGGCAAGGCGCTGCTGGCCTGGCTGCCGAAGGAGGAGGCCGAGTCGCTGCTCACCGAGCCGCTGACCGCGTTCACCGACACGACCGTCACCGAGCGGGGACGGCTGTGGGAGGAGTGCGCTCGGACGCGGGAGCGCGGATACAGCGTCTGCGCGGGCGAGATGGAACGGAATCTGTACGGGGTGTCGGCGCCGGTGCTGGGCAGCCGCGGTCGGCCGTTCGCCGTGGTCAGCATCTGGGGGCCGCAGGACCGGGTGACCGAGGCGCGATTCGCGGATCTCGGGGCGCTGGCGCGGGCGGCGGCGGAAGAGATCGCGGCGGCTGTGCGGGCGTAG
- a CDS encoding MIP/aquaporin family protein gives MSDGDIFVGEVIGTAILILFGAGVVAAVVLNYSKAKDAGWVVIAFGWGFGVLAGAYTAAPLSGGHLNPAVTLGIAIDTGDWDKVHLYVAGQMVGAFLGAILCWLVYFAQFQANAEEDKAQPTLGVFSTAPAIRNPVANLITEIIATVGLVLPILAFGLTKGLGESGTAILIVSFLVVGIGLSLGGPTGYAINPARDLGPRIAHALLPIPNKGTSDWGYAWIPVVGPLIGGALSGVIFNAAF, from the coding sequence ATGAGCGACGGAGACATATTCGTCGGCGAAGTCATCGGTACCGCGATCCTGATTCTGTTCGGCGCCGGAGTGGTCGCCGCTGTCGTACTGAACTACTCCAAGGCCAAGGACGCCGGCTGGGTCGTCATCGCCTTCGGCTGGGGCTTCGGCGTGCTGGCGGGGGCGTACACCGCCGCACCGCTGTCCGGTGGGCACCTCAATCCCGCCGTGACCCTCGGGATCGCCATCGACACCGGGGACTGGGACAAGGTCCACCTCTATGTCGCCGGGCAGATGGTCGGCGCCTTCCTCGGCGCGATCCTGTGCTGGCTCGTCTATTTCGCGCAGTTCCAGGCCAACGCCGAGGAGGACAAGGCGCAGCCGACGCTCGGGGTCTTCTCCACGGCGCCCGCGATCCGCAATCCCGTGGCGAACCTCATCACCGAGATCATCGCGACCGTCGGTCTCGTGCTGCCCATCCTGGCGTTCGGCCTGACCAAGGGGCTCGGTGAGTCCGGTACCGCGATTCTGATCGTCTCGTTCCTGGTGGTCGGCATCGGTCTGTCGCTCGGCGGTCCCACCGGGTACGCCATCAACCCGGCCCGTGACCTGGGCCCGCGCATCGCCCACGCGCTGCTCCCGATCCCCAACAAGGGCACCTCGGACTGGGGTTACGCGTGGATTCCGGTAGTGGGTCCGCTGATCGGCGGGGCGCTGTCCGGGGTGATCTTCAACGCAGCGTTCTGA
- a CDS encoding GGDEF domain-containing protein, with the protein MHSWTDTLRFAFQPVVNLTTGGVAGLEILARPEAGDILAEARRDPELDGRLAVLAVRAAARKETMLPLHVNVFAGTLADLGGLTPLHAAVREAGRLPWEVTIDVVPPYTHVPQRALLEAVGSLRNQGFRISADGVGDGDVPLRLLTDLAPDLVKLDASLLSRPAAVRAMRTLCEQLGALLSVEGVETELQCAAALSAGAQLAQGELFAPPARLPAADVYVPPRSPGAMASPPSGPSVREFVRPAALLPATASAGQVRALLTGSPDVSGVLLVDRDGVPVRSLHRSRFLLSMSGRYGHALYADRPAAKLGDPPRTVGVDATAWEVLDVVAVGGSDRTSDDVAVVDRYGRCVGVVRLADLVRALAETRVEEAASLNPLTRLPGSDAITGEVDRRIADGRTFALSWLDVDHFKQVNDGAGFAAGDELIRSVGRALQHAASESTRVGHIGGDDFLVLADPEGLDPLALSVLDAPWSAGGRAVTLSLATVLCMPGSVADHRQASACLAPLKKAAKSLSGASWVLGRAGLPGHEIRRGSGAGPAPAECAVVEPGRG; encoded by the coding sequence GTGCACTCCTGGACGGACACTCTCCGCTTCGCCTTCCAACCGGTGGTCAATCTGACCACCGGCGGAGTCGCGGGCCTGGAGATACTCGCCCGCCCGGAGGCCGGCGACATCCTGGCCGAGGCCCGCCGCGATCCCGAACTCGACGGCAGACTGGCCGTGTTGGCGGTCCGTGCGGCGGCGCGCAAGGAGACGATGCTGCCGCTGCACGTCAACGTGTTCGCGGGCACCCTCGCCGATCTCGGCGGCCTCACCCCGCTGCATGCCGCCGTGCGTGAGGCCGGGAGGCTGCCGTGGGAGGTGACCATCGATGTGGTCCCGCCGTACACACATGTGCCGCAGCGGGCGCTGCTGGAGGCGGTGGGATCGCTGCGGAACCAGGGTTTCCGGATCAGTGCGGACGGGGTCGGGGACGGGGACGTACCGCTGCGGCTGCTCACCGATCTCGCGCCCGACCTGGTGAAGCTCGATGCGTCACTGCTGTCCCGGCCGGCGGCGGTGCGGGCGATGCGGACGCTGTGCGAGCAGTTGGGCGCGCTGCTGTCGGTGGAAGGCGTCGAGACCGAACTGCAGTGTGCGGCTGCGCTGTCGGCGGGTGCGCAGTTGGCGCAGGGGGAGCTGTTCGCGCCGCCGGCCCGGTTGCCGGCCGCGGACGTATACGTTCCGCCCCGCTCCCCCGGCGCCATGGCGTCACCGCCGTCGGGCCCGTCGGTCCGGGAGTTCGTGCGGCCCGCCGCGCTGTTGCCTGCCACCGCGTCCGCCGGCCAGGTGCGGGCGCTGCTGACCGGCTCGCCGGACGTGTCCGGGGTGCTGCTCGTGGACCGCGACGGAGTGCCGGTCCGCTCGCTGCACCGGTCCCGCTTCCTGCTGTCCATGTCGGGGCGCTACGGGCATGCCCTGTACGCCGACCGGCCCGCGGCCAAGCTGGGCGACCCGCCGCGGACGGTGGGCGTCGACGCGACCGCCTGGGAGGTTCTGGACGTGGTCGCGGTCGGCGGCAGCGACCGGACGTCGGACGACGTCGCCGTCGTCGACCGCTACGGCCGGTGCGTGGGCGTCGTACGCCTGGCGGACCTGGTACGGGCGCTGGCCGAGACCCGGGTCGAGGAAGCGGCGTCGCTCAATCCGCTGACCCGGCTGCCCGGTTCGGACGCGATCACCGGTGAGGTGGACCGGCGGATCGCGGACGGGCGGACCTTCGCGCTGAGTTGGCTGGATGTCGACCACTTCAAACAGGTGAACGACGGGGCGGGATTCGCGGCGGGCGACGAGCTGATCCGGTCGGTGGGGCGGGCCCTGCAGCACGCCGCGTCCGAGAGCACCCGGGTGGGCCATATCGGCGGAGACGACTTCCTGGTGCTCGCCGACCCGGAGGGGCTGGATCCGCTGGCCCTCTCCGTGCTGGACGCCCCCTGGTCCGCGGGCGGGCGAGCCGTCACGTTGTCCCTGGCCACGGTCCTGTGCATGCCGGGCAGCGTCGCGGACCACCGGCAGGCGTCCGCGTGCCTGGCGCCGCTCAAGAAGGCCGCGAAATCGTTGTCCGGGGCGAGCTGGGTGCTGGGCCGCGCGGGTCTGCCCGGGCACGAGATCCGCCGCGGATCGGGGGCCGGGCCCGCTCCGGCGGAGTGCGCGGTGGTGGAGCCCGGGAGGGGCTGA
- a CDS encoding GTP-binding protein, with product MIFGRSERGKPPVEPVTLKILVAGGFGVGKTTLVGAVSEIRPLRTEELLTEAGRPVDDTSGVEGKHTTTVAMDFGRITLREDLVLYLFGTPGQERFWFMWDELSEGALGAVVLADTRRLEDSFAAVDYFERRSIPFVVAVNCFEGAARYPEDDVRQALDLDDYVPLVLCDARDRESVKEVLISVVEHAMAYAADHRQTVTT from the coding sequence ATGATCTTCGGGCGTTCTGAGCGCGGCAAGCCCCCGGTCGAGCCGGTCACGCTCAAGATCCTGGTGGCCGGCGGCTTCGGCGTGGGCAAGACCACGCTCGTCGGCGCGGTCAGCGAGATCAGGCCACTGCGCACCGAGGAACTGCTCACGGAGGCCGGACGCCCGGTCGACGACACGAGCGGCGTGGAGGGCAAGCACACCACGACCGTCGCGATGGACTTCGGGCGCATCACCCTGCGTGAGGACCTGGTGCTGTATCTCTTCGGCACGCCCGGTCAGGAGCGGTTCTGGTTCATGTGGGACGAGCTCTCCGAGGGCGCGCTCGGCGCGGTCGTCCTGGCCGACACCCGGCGCCTGGAGGACTCCTTCGCCGCCGTCGACTACTTCGAGCGGCGCTCCATACCCTTCGTCGTGGCCGTCAACTGCTTCGAGGGAGCCGCTCGTTACCCGGAGGACGACGTACGCCAGGCGCTCGACCTCGACGACTACGTACCCCTGGTGTTGTGCGACGCCCGCGACCGGGAGTCCGTCAAGGAGGTCCTCATCAGCGTGGTTGAGCACGCCATGGCGTACGCGGCGGACCACCGTCAGACGGTCACCACCTGA
- a CDS encoding Zn-ribbon domain-containing OB-fold protein, with translation MVERWFTGDGDDFTLLGTRCTACTSVFFPREDSHCRNPGCPGGDLDEVPLSRRGRVWSYTDSRYRPPSPYVTDPELPWEPYALIAVELESERMVVLGQAVPGVTVADLAVGMEVEVVRGVLHEDAETVWTTWQWRPTGEAG, from the coding sequence GTGGTGGAGCGATGGTTCACCGGCGACGGGGACGACTTCACGCTTCTCGGCACGCGCTGTACGGCCTGCACCTCGGTCTTCTTCCCCCGCGAGGACTCGCACTGCCGCAACCCCGGCTGCCCGGGCGGCGATCTGGACGAGGTCCCGCTGTCGCGGCGCGGGCGCGTCTGGTCGTACACGGACAGCCGATACCGGCCTCCGTCACCCTATGTGACCGATCCGGAACTTCCGTGGGAGCCGTACGCGTTGATCGCTGTGGAGCTGGAGAGCGAGCGGATGGTGGTGCTGGGACAGGCGGTACCCGGGGTCACCGTCGCCGATCTGGCGGTGGGCATGGAGGTGGAGGTGGTCCGGGGCGTGCTCCATGAGGACGCGGAGACGGTCTGGACGACCTGGCAATGGCGACCGACGGGGGAGGCGGGATGA
- the glpK gene encoding glycerol kinase GlpK, translating into MTDKFVAAIDQGTTSSRCIIFNQNGAIVAVDQREHRQIFPKPGWVEHDATEIWSKVQAVVAGAIAKAGLRADQLSALGITNQRETTVLWDRATGKPVHNAIVWQDTRTATLCNQLGGSDGQDRFREQTGLPLASYFSGPKAAWLLDNVPGLRARAEHGEIAFGTIDSWLIWNLTGGTDGGRHVTDVTNAGRTMLMNLETLQWDPSILSAMNVPEAVLPEIKSSAEVYGTAVGQLSGVPVASALGDQQAAVFGQACYDVGTAKNTYGTGSFLLLNTGNRPVPSKSGLLTTMGYKIGSEAPVYCLEGSIAITGALVQWFRDQLGIIRTADEIEPLAASVDDNGGAYIVPAFSGLFAPYWRSDARGVVTGLTRYVTKAHLARAVLEATSWQTREVVDAMFQDSGVHITTLKVDGGMTKNNLLMQHQADVLGVPVIRPKVSETTCLGAAYAAGLATGVWNDLDELKAHWQKDVEWTPAMEASVRDREYHNWHKAVEKSFGWLEEES; encoded by the coding sequence ATGACGGACAAGTTCGTCGCCGCAATCGACCAGGGCACCACCTCGAGCCGCTGCATCATCTTCAACCAGAACGGCGCGATCGTCGCCGTCGACCAGCGTGAGCACCGCCAGATCTTCCCCAAGCCCGGCTGGGTGGAGCACGACGCCACCGAGATCTGGTCCAAGGTGCAGGCGGTGGTCGCCGGCGCGATCGCCAAGGCCGGGCTGCGTGCCGACCAGCTCAGCGCGCTCGGCATCACCAACCAGCGCGAGACCACGGTGCTGTGGGACCGGGCGACGGGCAAGCCCGTGCACAACGCCATCGTCTGGCAGGACACGCGCACTGCCACTCTGTGCAACCAACTCGGCGGCTCGGACGGGCAGGACCGTTTCCGCGAACAGACCGGACTGCCGCTGGCCAGCTACTTCTCCGGGCCCAAGGCGGCCTGGCTGCTGGACAACGTGCCGGGGCTGCGCGCACGTGCGGAGCACGGCGAGATCGCCTTCGGCACCATCGACTCCTGGCTCATCTGGAACCTCACCGGCGGCACCGACGGAGGGCGCCACGTCACCGACGTCACCAACGCCGGACGCACGATGCTGATGAACCTCGAGACCCTTCAGTGGGACCCGTCGATCCTTTCCGCGATGAACGTGCCCGAGGCCGTGCTGCCCGAGATCAAGTCGTCCGCCGAGGTGTACGGAACCGCCGTCGGGCAGCTCTCCGGCGTCCCTGTCGCCTCGGCGCTGGGCGACCAGCAGGCAGCGGTGTTCGGCCAGGCCTGCTACGACGTCGGCACCGCGAAGAACACCTACGGCACCGGCAGCTTCCTGCTGCTCAACACCGGCAACCGGCCGGTGCCGTCGAAGAGCGGACTGCTGACGACGATGGGCTACAAGATCGGCAGTGAGGCGCCCGTCTACTGCCTGGAGGGGTCCATCGCGATAACGGGCGCGCTCGTGCAGTGGTTCCGCGACCAGCTCGGCATCATCCGTACCGCCGACGAGATCGAGCCCCTGGCGGCGAGCGTCGACGACAACGGGGGTGCGTACATCGTGCCCGCGTTCTCCGGCCTGTTCGCGCCGTACTGGCGTTCCGACGCGCGCGGAGTGGTCACCGGGCTCACCCGGTACGTCACGAAGGCGCACCTCGCGCGCGCGGTGCTGGAGGCGACGAGCTGGCAGACGCGGGAGGTCGTGGACGCCATGTTCCAGGACTCGGGGGTGCACATCACGACCCTGAAGGTGGACGGCGGCATGACCAAGAACAACCTGCTGATGCAGCACCAGGCGGACGTCCTGGGGGTACCCGTGATCCGGCCCAAGGTCTCCGAGACGACCTGCCTGGGCGCCGCGTACGCGGCCGGCCTGGCCACCGGGGTGTGGAACGACCTCGACGAACTCAAGGCGCACTGGCAGAAGGACGTCGAGTGGACGCCGGCGATGGAGGCGTCCGTGCGGGACCGCGAGTACCACAACTGGCACAAGGCCGTGGAGAAGAGCTTCGGCTGGCTGGAGGAGGAGAGTTAG
- a CDS encoding lipid-transfer protein produces the protein MTAEVAVLGAGMHPWGKWGRSFVEYGTAAARAALADAGLEWRRVDSVVGADTVRGGYPGYVAGATFAKALGWQGARVASVYAACASGAQAVNTARAQILSGLADVVLVVGADAAPKGFFRPAGGDRPDDPDWLRFRVLGATNPTYFGLYARRRMAVHGDTLEDFAQVKVKNAAQGALNPNARYRKPVTAEDVAASAVVADPLRLLDICATSDGGAALVLCSMEFARCHGVTNPVRIRAVSTVTPRYPNTVLDLPDIATDSAATVEPAAETFRASIARAAYEEAGIGPEDLSLAEVYDLSTALELQWYEDLGLCSEGEAVKLLREGATALGGRIPVNASGGLASFGEAVPAQAIAQVCELTWQLRGDAGVRQVAGAQVGITANQGLFGHGSAVIAVR, from the coding sequence ATGACAGCAGAGGTGGCGGTGCTCGGTGCGGGCATGCACCCCTGGGGCAAGTGGGGGCGCAGCTTCGTCGAGTACGGAACGGCGGCGGCCCGGGCGGCGCTCGCCGACGCGGGGCTGGAGTGGCGCCGGGTCGATTCGGTCGTCGGCGCGGACACCGTGCGTGGCGGCTATCCGGGGTATGTGGCGGGGGCGACGTTCGCGAAGGCGCTGGGCTGGCAGGGGGCCCGGGTCGCGAGCGTGTACGCGGCCTGCGCTTCCGGGGCCCAGGCCGTCAACACCGCCCGGGCGCAGATCCTTTCCGGGCTCGCGGACGTGGTGCTCGTCGTGGGTGCCGATGCAGCCCCCAAGGGGTTCTTCCGACCAGCCGGCGGCGACCGGCCGGACGACCCCGACTGGCTGCGCTTCCGGGTCCTCGGCGCGACGAATCCGACCTACTTCGGGCTGTACGCACGCCGCCGGATGGCTGTGCACGGGGACACACTGGAAGACTTCGCACAGGTCAAGGTGAAGAACGCGGCACAGGGGGCGCTCAATCCGAACGCGCGCTACCGCAAGCCGGTCACCGCGGAGGACGTCGCCGCTTCGGCCGTGGTCGCCGATCCGCTGCGGCTGCTGGACATCTGCGCCACCTCGGACGGCGGGGCGGCGCTGGTGCTGTGCAGCATGGAGTTCGCGCGCTGCCACGGGGTGACGAATCCGGTGCGGATCCGGGCGGTGTCCACGGTCACGCCGCGCTATCCGAACACCGTGCTGGACCTGCCGGACATCGCGACCGACTCGGCGGCCACGGTGGAGCCCGCCGCCGAGACGTTCCGCGCGTCGATCGCTCGGGCTGCCTACGAGGAGGCCGGTATCGGGCCCGAGGATCTCTCTCTCGCCGAGGTCTACGACCTGTCCACCGCCCTGGAGTTGCAGTGGTACGAGGATCTCGGACTGTGCAGCGAGGGCGAGGCCGTGAAGCTGCTGCGGGAGGGCGCGACGGCGCTCGGCGGGCGCATACCCGTGAACGCCAGTGGTGGTCTGGCCTCCTTCGGGGAGGCGGTCCCGGCCCAGGCGATCGCCCAAGTCTGCGAGTTGACCTGGCAGTTGCGAGGGGACGCCGGTGTTCGGCAGGTCGCCGGGGCACAGGTGGGGATCACTGCGAACCAGGGTCTTTTCGGCCATGGTTCGGCGGTGATCGCGGTGCGATGA